In Salvelinus namaycush isolate Seneca chromosome 36, SaNama_1.0, whole genome shotgun sequence, one DNA window encodes the following:
- the LOC120030568 gene encoding apolipoprotein L3-like, with amino-acid sequence MKTVEELQTNLNNLRTLADGLESVHQGTTIGSLTGGVIGAAGGITSIVGLILSPFTLGTSLIVTGVGIGVAVTGGATAGVSNITNMVNQSTDRKAIKNIKEFQEKMNSVVTSLQNIAEGLETPRMSVSFTTERGSLNAEKLANAGARVGRGLGSIPELVRLVQVASIGKVAAKTARAVRVLEMATGIFSAFFVAVDIFFIAMDAKEIHNIRQAKSEKQSSDSSKLHLMDTDSMTKLNPECEEPKAEVKSETMKFIQTIRQTADQLQKSLDELSDVISIIPKIEGCHLDN; translated from the coding sequence ATGAAAACTGTGGAGGAGCTCCAGACAAACTTGAACAATCTGAGAACTCTGGCAGACGGCTTGGAGAGTGTGCACCAGGGAACCACCATAGGCAGTCTGACTGGAGGTGTTATTGGTGCAGCTGGAGGAATCACTTCCATAGTAGGCCTCATCCTGTCTCCCTTCACTCTGGGCACCTCCCTGATCGTCACAGGAGTGGGTATTGGGGTGGCTGTCACTGGTGGAGCCACAGCCGGAGTATCCAACATCACCAACATGGTCAATCAGTCTACCGACCGCAAAGCCATCAAGAACATCAAGGAGTTCCAGGAGAAGATGAACTCTGTGGTGACATCTCTACAAAACATCGCTGAGGGTTTGGAGACACCGAGGATGAGTGTCTCCTTTACCACAGAAAGAGGCAGTTTAAATGCAGAGAAGCTAGCAAATGCTGGGGCGAGGGTTGGGAGGGGCCTTGGGAGCATCCCAGAGCTTGTCCGATTGGTCCAAGTGGCCTCCATTGGCAAGGTGGCAGCTAAAACTGCAAGGGCAGTGCGTGTTCTAGAGATGGCAACAGGAATATTCTCTGCTTTCTTTGTAGCAGTTGATATCTTCTTCATCGCCATGGATGCAAAAGAGATCCACAACATACGACAGGCGAAGTCTGAGAAACAGTCTAGTGATAGCAGTAAGTTACACTTGATGGACACAGACTCCATGACTAAGCTGAACCCTGAATGTGAAGAACCAAAAGCTGAGGTCAAGTCAGAGACCATGAAGTTCATCCAGACGatcagacagacagctgatcagCTACAGAAGAGCCTGGACGAACTGAGTGACGTCATCTCAATCATTCCTAAAATAGAGGGCTGTCACTTAGACAATTGA